One part of the Brachyspira sp. SAP_772 genome encodes these proteins:
- a CDS encoding alpha/beta hydrolase, which yields MIKTFLKRVVLFSVYMLFPISTIMAQNNTLKWDKTFKKSDKVTVKKVSFYNRLGINIVADLYVPKDINTNQKYRALVVGGPYGAVKEQAAGVYAQAMAERGFITIAFDPSYNGESGGSPHYTASPEAFAEDFSAAVDFLGTLDYVDRNEISAIGVCGSGSFVLSAAQIDTRIKAIAVASMYDMGRVARQGLYDSVTPEDRRKMIDDISKQRWNEYEGGEKKYQIGTPETIDENSPDIVKEFYSYYRTDRGFHPRATTTMSIISTVSLMNYYPLEQIDFISPRPILFIAGENAHSRYFSEDAYQKAKEPKELIIIPNANHVDLYDRVDLIPFDRLANFFNESLTNKN from the coding sequence ATGATTAAAACTTTTTTAAAAAGAGTAGTATTATTTTCAGTATATATGCTTTTCCCTATAAGCACTATTATGGCGCAAAATAATACATTGAAATGGGATAAAACTTTTAAAAAAAGCGATAAGGTAACAGTAAAAAAAGTTTCATTCTATAATAGATTAGGAATAAATATAGTTGCTGATTTATATGTTCCTAAAGATATTAACACCAATCAAAAATATAGAGCATTAGTTGTAGGCGGACCTTACGGAGCAGTAAAAGAGCAGGCAGCAGGAGTATATGCTCAGGCTATGGCAGAGAGAGGATTTATAACTATAGCATTTGATCCTTCATACAACGGCGAAAGCGGAGGCTCTCCTCATTATACTGCTTCTCCTGAGGCATTTGCTGAAGATTTCAGTGCTGCTGTTGATTTTCTTGGAACGCTTGATTATGTTGATAGAAATGAAATAAGTGCTATAGGGGTGTGCGGAAGCGGAAGTTTTGTTTTGAGTGCTGCTCAGATTGACACTAGAATAAAAGCTATAGCAGTGGCAAGTATGTATGATATGGGAAGAGTAGCTCGTCAAGGTTTATATGATTCTGTAACTCCTGAAGACAGAAGAAAAATGATAGATGATATTTCTAAACAGAGATGGAATGAATATGAGGGAGGAGAGAAAAAATATCAAATAGGCACACCTGAAACCATAGATGAAAACTCACCAGATATAGTAAAAGAGTTTTATAGTTATTATCGCACTGATAGGGGTTTTCACCCACGTGCAACAACTACAATGTCTATTATAAGTACTGTAAGCTTGATGAATTATTATCCTTTGGAGCAGATTGATTTTATATCACCAAGACCTATACTTTTTATAGCAGGAGAAAATGCTCATTCAAGATATTTTAGTGAAGATGCATATCAAAAAGCAAAAGAGCCTAAAGAGTTAATAATAATACCTAATGCAAATCATGTTGATCTTTATGATAGAGTTGATTTAATACCTTTTGATAGATTAGCTAATTTTTTTAATGAGAGTTTAACTAATAAAAATTAG
- a CDS encoding C45 family autoproteolytic acyltransferase/hydolase, with amino-acid sequence MYHSRFKGSHYEAGFKYGSILSKNNINPLSKINISRERKAFSTKCMPIYKEFFPEIIEEIKGMADGLSSNNIKTDYEDIADFLFAIYAFTFENKCSSFAFKTDDNIILAKNSDFIKSIKNYCDSVYYKLNDSYSFIGNTTAFIEMEDGINEKGLACSLTFVYPVKINYGFNAGMLIRYILEKCNDVNEALSFLEEVPISSAQNIIIADRNSNIALVECNCDKKHIIKNDYVFTSNHFVSECMRVYQTDLEDNVHSHERYNTLENAFRNYKYDLDFSKELLSGKYGFICQYDKEDYIDTIWSSIYSIKDKKIYRAEGNPSRNSFKEDRRLKFSY; translated from the coding sequence ATGTATCATTCAAGATTTAAAGGAAGTCATTATGAAGCAGGTTTCAAATATGGAAGTATACTTTCTAAAAATAATATAAACCCTTTAAGTAAAATAAATATATCAAGAGAGCGTAAGGCCTTTTCAACAAAATGCATGCCAATATATAAAGAATTTTTTCCTGAAATAATAGAAGAAATAAAAGGGATGGCTGACGGATTAAGCAGCAATAATATAAAAACTGATTATGAAGATATAGCAGATTTTTTATTTGCAATATATGCTTTTACGTTTGAAAATAAATGTTCTTCTTTTGCATTTAAAACTGATGATAATATTATTTTAGCAAAAAATAGTGATTTTATAAAAAGCATAAAAAACTATTGTGATAGCGTATATTACAAATTAAATGATTCATATTCATTTATAGGAAATACAACGGCATTCATTGAAATGGAAGATGGTATTAATGAAAAAGGGCTTGCTTGTTCTTTGACTTTTGTATATCCTGTCAAAATAAATTATGGTTTTAATGCTGGTATGCTTATACGATATATATTAGAAAAATGTAATGATGTGAATGAGGCTTTATCTTTTTTAGAAGAAGTGCCTATATCATCAGCACAAAATATTATTATAGCAGATAGAAATTCTAATATAGCATTAGTTGAATGCAACTGTGATAAAAAGCATATAATAAAAAATGATTATGTATTTACTTCCAATCATTTTGTAAGTGAATGTATGAGAGTTTATCAAACAGATTTAGAAGATAATGTGCATTCTCATGAAAGATATAATACATTAGAAAATGCTTTTAGAAACTATAAATATGATTTAGATTTTTCAAAAGAATTATTATCAGGCAAATATGGTTTTATATGTCAGTATGATAAGGAAGATTATATTGATACTATTTGGTCAAGTATATATTCTATAAAGGATAAAAAGATATATAGAGCAGAAGGCAATCCATCAAGAAATAGTTTTAAAGAGGATAGAAGATTAAAATTTTCTTATTAA
- a CDS encoding DUF4132 domain-containing protein has translation MDLEKKLEQYYQSSSIKDDMAKCESTNDLSKINRSTYDYFRGQQDDFLKDYFSIEDEKLKKRYEHFMKIIIYGRDKGGEGGTKYVIFDYIVNKDFEKSLRYLLYGYEKKYKENARTLNGQGSIYKVFENFNKYFSKEFQEYTDKYIDIINNNDNKKILKKMDRDAVIPLIAICSVIKNNKECDEKYINAAVKSFDVLPNLYDTLNVIAAVLDKNEAVKNKFIEVLNKNEEYIIDINIILGYHLRLLDYKNPYKAREKFFKAINYPNDFTFIAQHFDNYYHYEFIYGARDLYLNHKEDFYKIYNFVENSLNSDRNNDRNKRIFIILSSVLLEHNDNKIDTNNLKKSAVVLQTIVNEFTEDKFNKYAKRPTLSSTENIEEIFDKDKNKLFDTLIDYYTDKKNTYALYSTYRWGNTLPGYSLNTDLYYLFSLFNYDIPEMKNYKKFALDILKYLPIQIGIRKYIEVQASVGSKTLKEVIDSLLNNKELNITLKEILLSYYFDYVGDISNWDYEYGDESLPTLYKELRCLDENNNVIINSVKDELLKSYFDEVVNILNDDKFIKDNIASNKNTALDILKTLYNKYNYNDYHLLYTVLENTKRVEVKRHCIKVISDNESITREYVEKMSEKARSSELKGALKNIIKNWNLKKYGDNFKSIDEALEFIDTYYNTNYEKNIKFLDDIHLTKVLYMNGKEADERIFKYIVMEYMNLVEPAKLKDCDMLAGILDTASFTDALEMLYIHWRDSNYEATKKNILIPYLIYSDDLKVDKVYPLVKEFAKSSRTVMAAFIIRCMALNGKNYALILVDGLTRKAPTAKIKEVAIETMENAAYMLDMTADELSDRIIPNFGFSQKGEKVLNYGGEAKRTFTLSINNDLELTITDNEKGKIIKSLPAPNSKDDKAEADSAKKECTTLKKEIKTLIQNQKIRLQRVLLNGRKWTYNNFKTVFVENPIMNMFALKLIWGAYDENNSLIESFRYMEDGTFNTVDEEEYTLKENSLITLVHPSELDADTIAKWESQLSDYEIVQPIDQLDFKYEEITEKYISEDKINSLNSKTIKAGVLMSLASKYDMARGEAMDGGTFFEYILKDTYLNISVHITFDYMYFGIDANEDVSFGDIEFYEIDDGIESLINPLKVNKRFASSIYSIVKSIFGE, from the coding sequence ATGGACTTAGAAAAAAAACTTGAACAATATTATCAAAGCTCTTCTATAAAAGATGATATGGCAAAATGCGAATCTACAAATGATTTAAGCAAAATAAATAGGAGTACTTATGATTATTTTCGTGGACAACAAGATGATTTTTTGAAAGATTATTTTTCTATAGAAGATGAGAAATTAAAGAAAAGATATGAACATTTCATGAAGATAATTATTTATGGAAGAGATAAGGGAGGAGAAGGCGGAACTAAATATGTTATTTTTGATTATATAGTCAATAAAGATTTTGAAAAATCACTCAGATATCTTCTTTATGGATATGAGAAAAAATATAAAGAGAATGCAAGAACTCTAAATGGTCAAGGTTCAATATATAAAGTTTTTGAAAATTTTAATAAATACTTTAGTAAAGAGTTTCAAGAATATACAGATAAATATATTGATATTATTAATAACAATGATAATAAAAAAATATTAAAAAAAATGGACAGAGATGCTGTAATACCATTGATTGCAATATGTTCTGTGATAAAAAATAATAAAGAATGCGATGAAAAATATATTAATGCAGCTGTAAAATCATTCGATGTTCTTCCTAATCTTTATGACACTTTAAATGTAATTGCTGCTGTTTTAGATAAAAATGAGGCTGTAAAAAATAAATTTATAGAAGTGCTTAATAAAAATGAAGAATATATCATTGACATTAATATTATACTTGGATACCATTTAAGATTATTAGATTATAAAAATCCTTATAAAGCTAGAGAGAAATTCTTTAAAGCTATAAATTATCCAAATGATTTCACATTTATAGCACAGCATTTTGATAACTATTATCATTATGAGTTCATTTATGGGGCAAGAGATTTATATTTAAATCATAAAGAAGATTTTTATAAAATTTATAATTTTGTAGAAAACAGTTTAAATAGTGATAGAAATAATGATAGAAACAAAAGAATATTCATAATACTTAGCAGTGTTTTATTAGAGCATAATGATAATAAAATAGACACAAATAATTTAAAAAAATCTGCAGTTGTATTACAAACTATAGTTAATGAATTTACAGAAGATAAGTTTAATAAGTATGCTAAAAGACCTACTCTCAGTTCTACAGAAAATATTGAAGAAATATTTGATAAAGATAAAAATAAACTCTTTGATACGCTTATAGATTATTATACAGACAAAAAAAATACATACGCTCTATACAGTACATACAGATGGGGAAATACTCTCCCTGGATATAGTCTTAATACAGATCTTTATTATTTATTCTCTTTATTTAATTATGACATTCCTGAAATGAAAAACTATAAAAAGTTTGCTCTCGATATTCTTAAATATTTACCAATTCAGATTGGAATAAGAAAATATATAGAAGTGCAGGCATCTGTAGGAAGTAAAACTTTAAAAGAAGTTATTGATAGCTTATTAAATAATAAAGAATTAAATATTACATTAAAAGAAATCTTATTATCATACTATTTTGATTATGTAGGAGATATTTCAAATTGGGATTATGAATATGGCGACGAATCTCTTCCTACTTTATATAAAGAGCTTAGATGCTTAGATGAAAATAATAATGTTATTATAAATAGTGTGAAAGATGAATTATTAAAAAGCTATTTTGATGAAGTGGTAAATATATTAAATGATGATAAGTTTATAAAAGACAATATAGCAAGCAATAAAAATACAGCCTTAGATATATTAAAGACTTTATATAATAAATATAATTATAATGATTATCATTTACTTTATACAGTTCTTGAAAATACAAAGAGAGTCGAAGTAAAAAGGCATTGTATTAAAGTTATTTCTGACAATGAATCTATTACAAGAGAATATGTTGAGAAGATGTCAGAGAAAGCAAGATCATCAGAACTTAAAGGGGCTTTAAAAAATATTATTAAAAATTGGAACTTAAAAAAATACGGTGATAATTTTAAGAGTATTGATGAGGCATTAGAGTTTATTGACACTTACTACAATACAAACTATGAGAAAAATATAAAATTCTTAGATGATATTCATTTGACAAAAGTTTTATACATGAACGGCAAAGAGGCTGATGAGAGAATATTTAAATATATTGTTATGGAGTATATGAATTTAGTAGAGCCTGCAAAATTAAAAGACTGCGATATGCTTGCGGGTATTCTTGATACTGCTTCATTTACCGATGCTTTGGAAATGTTATATATTCATTGGAGAGATTCTAACTATGAAGCTACAAAGAAAAATATTTTAATACCTTATTTGATATATTCTGATGATTTGAAAGTAGATAAAGTTTATCCTCTTGTAAAAGAGTTTGCAAAAAGTTCACGCACTGTTATGGCTGCATTTATTATAAGATGTATGGCTTTGAATGGAAAAAATTATGCCTTAATATTGGTAGACGGGCTCACAAGAAAAGCTCCTACTGCAAAGATAAAAGAAGTAGCAATAGAAACAATGGAGAATGCTGCTTATATGCTTGATATGACCGCCGATGAGCTTTCGGATAGAATAATACCTAATTTTGGATTTAGTCAAAAGGGTGAGAAAGTTTTAAACTACGGCGGAGAAGCAAAAAGAACTTTTACATTATCAATAAACAATGACCTTGAACTTACAATTACAGACAATGAAAAAGGAAAAATAATCAAATCGCTCCCTGCACCAAACAGCAAAGACGATAAAGCAGAAGCTGACAGTGCCAAAAAAGAATGTACTACTCTTAAAAAAGAGATAAAAACTTTAATACAGAATCAGAAAATAAGACTTCAAAGAGTGTTATTAAATGGAAGGAAATGGACTTACAACAATTTTAAAACCGTATTTGTTGAAAACCCAATAATGAATATGTTTGCTTTAAAACTCATTTGGGGTGCTTATGATGAGAATAACAGTTTAATAGAAAGTTTCAGGTATATGGAAGACGGCACATTTAACACAGTTGATGAAGAAGAATACACTCTAAAAGAAAATAGCTTAATAACTTTAGTTCACCCCTCAGAATTGGATGCTGACACTATAGCAAAATGGGAAAGTCAATTATCAGATTATGAGATAGTTCAGCCAATAGATCAGCTTGATTTCAAATATGAAGAGATTACAGAGAAATACATAAGCGAAGACAAAATCAATTCTCTAAACTCCAAAACAATAAAAGCAGGAGTGTTAATGTCATTAGCAAGCAAGTATGATATGGCTAGGGGCGAGGCTATGGACGGAGGAACTTTCTTTGAGTACATATTAAAAGACACTTATCTTAATATATCAGTTCACATAACATTCGACTATATGTATTTTGGAATAGATGCTAATGAAGATGTTAGTTTTGGGGACATTGAGTTTTATGAGATTGATGACGGCATTGAGAGTTTGATTAATCCTTTAAAAGTTAATAAAAGATTTGCTTCATCAATTTACAGCATAGTGAAAAGTATTTTTGGAGAGTAA
- a CDS encoding sulfurtransferase, whose protein sequence is MKKLSLLFILFLFLSCGKTETTNQTATQTDSVNASPVEKQRVYVSADWVKSVIDGNQPQSSNYVILEASWGEPSADYKNAHIPGALHINTDLIEEPNYWNVRTPEEIEQVMKDFGISKDTAVIIYGEPSPAARVALTFLWAGVEEVHILDGNLKAWTDMGYATSNNAEKAAPIEDVGVTVPAHPEYIISLPEQIIEKQKDPNFKLVSIRSWDEFIGKISGYSYIEKVGEPKGAVWGRDEFDYVDDNGKVISIDEAQEIWNEWGVTKDNEISFYCGTGWRAAIPFLIAYQEGWTNVTLFDGGWYVWQMNPELPIQLGDPRTNN, encoded by the coding sequence ATGAAAAAGTTATCTTTACTTTTTATATTATTTTTATTTTTATCATGCGGAAAAACAGAAACAACAAATCAAACAGCAACACAAACAGATTCAGTAAATGCTTCTCCTGTAGAAAAGCAGAGAGTGTATGTAAGTGCCGATTGGGTGAAGAGTGTTATAGATGGAAATCAGCCTCAGTCATCAAATTATGTTATTTTAGAAGCTTCTTGGGGAGAGCCAAGTGCCGATTATAAGAATGCTCATATACCCGGTGCTTTGCATATAAACACAGACTTAATAGAAGAGCCTAATTATTGGAATGTGAGAACTCCTGAAGAGATAGAACAGGTTATGAAAGATTTCGGAATATCAAAAGATACTGCTGTAATCATTTATGGAGAGCCTTCTCCTGCTGCTAGAGTTGCTCTTACATTTCTTTGGGCTGGAGTTGAAGAGGTTCATATATTAGACGGCAATTTGAAAGCTTGGACTGATATGGGATATGCTACTTCTAATAATGCTGAAAAAGCTGCTCCTATAGAAGATGTTGGAGTTACTGTTCCTGCTCATCCTGAATATATTATATCACTTCCTGAACAAATAATAGAAAAACAAAAAGATCCTAATTTCAAACTTGTAAGCATAAGAAGCTGGGATGAGTTTATAGGTAAAATAAGCGGTTATAGTTATATAGAAAAAGTTGGAGAGCCTAAGGGAGCTGTTTGGGGAAGAGATGAGTTTGATTATGTTGATGATAATGGAAAAGTTATAAGCATAGATGAAGCACAAGAAATATGGAATGAATGGGGAGTAACAAAAGACAATGAAATATCATTCTATTGCGGAACTGGCTGGAGAGCTGCTATACCGTTTTTAATAGCTTATCAGGAAGGCTGGACTAATGTAACTTTGTTTGACGGCGGTTGGTATGTATGGCAGATGAACCCAGAACTTCCTATTCAATTAGGAGACCCTAGAACTAATAATTAA
- a CDS encoding STAS domain-containing protein, whose product MSLNIEDKGKAKVVKLEGKLDVNLSVSIESELDALIESGSINLILEISKVEYLSSSGIRVFINMMRKVKDKNGKLVLASVPDAIKKILKTVDLEDLFEVFDSVDDALASF is encoded by the coding sequence ATGAGTTTAAATATAGAAGATAAAGGTAAAGCAAAAGTTGTAAAATTAGAAGGTAAATTAGATGTTAATTTATCTGTATCTATAGAAAGCGAATTAGATGCTCTTATAGAATCTGGAAGTATTAATTTAATTTTAGAGATTTCTAAAGTTGAATATTTAAGTTCAAGCGGAATTAGAGTATTTATTAATATGATGAGAAAAGTAAAAGATAAAAATGGAAAACTCGTTTTAGCTTCTGTACCTGATGCTATAAAGAAAATATTAAAAACTGTAGATTTAGAAGATTTATTTGAAGTTTTTGACAGCGTTGATGATGCTTTAGCTTCATTCTAA